A single Panthera uncia isolate 11264 chromosome E2 unlocalized genomic scaffold, Puncia_PCG_1.0 HiC_scaffold_19, whole genome shotgun sequence DNA region contains:
- the DHX34 gene encoding probable ATP-dependent RNA helicase DHX34 isoform X1 encodes MPPPRTKEGGDDRGRHWDPSEEDAPEKWDWNCPETRRLFEDAFFRDEDYIPQGSEERKKFWTFFERLQRFQNLKSTRKGDKDPGRPKHSIPALADLPRAYDPRYRINLSVRGPDARGSRGLDGQPPERVSEFRRALLHYLDFGQKQAFGRLARLQRERAALPIAQYGTRILQTLKEHQVVVVAGDTGCGKSTQVPQYLLAAGFSHVACTQPRRIACVSLAKRVSFESLSQYGSRVGYQIRFESTRTAATKIVFLTVGLLLRQIQREPRLPQYQVLIVDEVHERHLHNDFLLGVLRRLLPERPDLKVILMSATINISLFSSYFGGAPVVQVPGRLFPITVVYQPQEAEPPASKSEKLDPRPFLRVLEAIDSKYPPEERGDLLVFLSGMAEISAVLEAAQAYASRTQRWVVLPLHSALSVADQDKVFDVAPPGVRKCILSTNIAETSVTIDGIRFVVDSGKVKEMGYDPQAKLQRLQEFWISQASAEQRKGRAGRTGPGVCFRLYAESDYDAFAPYPVPEIRRVALDALVLQMKSMCVGDPRTFPFIEPPPPASLETAILYLRDQGALDSSEALTPIGSLLAQLPVDVVIGKMLILGSMFHLAEPVLTIAAALSVQSPFTRSAQSNPESAAARRPLDSDHGDPFTLFNVFNTWVQVKSERSRSSRKWCRHRCIEEHRLYEMANVRRQFKELLEDHGLLARARAPKPGDSYSRLRQRRERRALYQLKRRHEEGGGHRRKVLRLQEDPGGCSSEEDPGAGDSVDIQDVKFKLRHSLDQLQAATTSAQDLTRDQVALLKLVLGRGLYPQLAVPDPFNSSRKDSDQIFHTQSKQGTVPHPTSVFASSPEVLHAQEQEAGGGEGSRDDRDKLSSRHQLLTFVSLLETNKAYLVNCVRIPALQVRPGPTRPSSRVR; translated from the exons ATGCCTCCTCCCAGAACGAAGGAGGGCGGGGATGACCGAGGCCGACACTGGGATCCCAGTGAGGAGGACGCCCCTGAGAAATGGGACTGGAATTGTCCGGAGACCCGTCGCCTCTTCGAGGATGCCTTTTTCCGTGATGAGGATTATATACCCCAGGGTTCTGAGGAGCGCAAGAAGTTCTGGACCTTCTTTGAACGCTTACAGAGATTCCAGAACCTCAAGAGCACCAGGAAGGGGGACAAGGACCCTGGGCGTCCCAAGCACAGCATCCCGGCGCTGGCCGACCTGCCTCGCGCTTACGACCCCCGTTACCGCATCAACCTCTCCGTCCGGGGCCCCGACGCCCGGGGCTCTCGGGGGCTGGACGGACAGCCCCCGGAGAGGGTGTCCGAGTTCCGCCGAGCCCTTCTGCACTACCTGGACTTTGGCCAGAAGCAGGCGTTTGGACGACTGGCCAGACTGCAGAGGGAACGGGCGGCCCTCCCCATCGCCCAGTACGGGACCCGCATCCTGCAGACACTGAAGGAACaccaggtggtggtggtggcgggtgACACGGGCTGTGGCAagtccacccaggtgccccagtacctGCTGGCCGCCGGCTTCAGTCACGTGGCGTGCACCCAGCCCCGGCGTATCGCCTGCGTCTCCCTGGCCAAGCGCGTCAGCTTCGAGAGCCTCAGTCAGTATGGCTCACGG GTCGGCTACCAGATCCGCTTTGAGAGCACACGGACGGCAGCCACCAAGATCGTGTTCCTGACGGTGGGGCTGCTCCTGAGGCAGATCCAGCGGGAGCCCCGCCTGCCCCAGTACCAGGTCCTGATCGTGGACGAAGTCCACGAACGCCACCTGCACAACGACTTCCTGCTGGGCGTTCTCCGGCGCCTGCTGCCCGAGCGGCCTGACCTCAAGGTTATCCTCATGTCGGCCACCATCAACATCTCGCTCTTCTCCAGCTACTTCGGCGGGGCCCCCGTGGTGCAAGTGCCCGGGAGGCTGTTCCCCATCACG GTCGTGTACCAGCCACAGGAGGCCGAGCCGCCGGCGTCCAAGTCGGAGAAGCTGGACCCTCGGCCTTTCCTGAGGGTGCTGGAGGCCATCGACAGTAAGTACCCGCCGGAGGAGCGGGGCGACCTCCTGGTCTTCCTGAGCGGCATGGCGGAGATCAGCGCGGTGCTCGAGGCGGCCCAGGCCTATGCCAGCCGCACCCAGCGCTGGGTGGTTCTGCCGCTGCACAGCGCCCTCTCTGTGGCCGACCAGGACAAG GTGTTCGATGTGGCCCCCCCCGGGGTTCGGAAGTGCATCCTCTCCACCAACATCGCTGAGACCTCGGTCACCATTGATGGGATCCGCTTCGTAGTAGATTCTG GGAAGGTGAAGGAGATGGGCTATGACCCACAGGCCAAGTTGCAGCGGCTGCAGGAATTCTGGATCAGCCAGGCCAGTGCCGAGCAGCGGAAGGGCCGGGCGGGCCGCACGGGCCCCGGCGTCTGCTTCCGCCTCTACGCTGAGTCGGACTACGATGCCTTCGCCCCCTACCCCGTCCCGGAGATTCGGAGGGTGGCCCTCGACGCGCTGGTGCTGCAG ATGAAAAGCATGTGCGTGGGGGACCCGCGAACCTTCCCCTTCATCGAGCCTCCGCCACCAGCCAGCCTGGAAACGGCCATCCTCTACCTCCGGGACCAGGGGGCCCTGGACAGCTCAGAGGCCCTCACCCCTATCGGCTCTCTGCTGGCCCAGCTTCCGGTGGACGTGGTGATCG gGAAGATGCTGATCCTTGGTTCCATGTTCCACCTGGCGGAGCCCGTGCTCACCATCGCGGCTGCCCTCAGTGTCCAGTCGCCCTTCACCCGCAGCGCCCAGAGCAACCCCGAGAGTGCGGCTGCGCGGCGGCCCCTGGACAGTGACCACGGTGACCCCTTCACGCTCTTTAATGTCTTCAACACCTGGGTGCAG GTGAAATCCGAACGGAGCAGGAGCTCACGCAAGTGGTGCCGCCACCGGTGCATAGAGGAGCATCGGCTGTACGAGATGGCCAACGTACGGCGCCAGTTCAAG GAGCTGCTGGAGGACCACGGGCTGCTGGCCAGGGCCCGGGCCCCGAAGCCGGGGGACAGCTACAGCCGGCTGCGGCAGCGCCGGGAGCGCCGGGCACTGTACCAGCTGAAGCGCCGGCACGAGGAGGGCGGGGGACACAGGCGCAAGGTGCTGCGGCTGCAGGAGGACCCGGGCGGCTGCTCCAGCGAAGAGGACCCGGGGGCCGGCGACAGCGTGGACATCCAG GATGTGAAGTTTAAGCTGCGGCACAGCCTGGATCAGCTGCAGGCGGCCACCACCTCGGCCCAGGACCTGACGCGGGACCAGGTGGCCCTGCTCAAGCTGGTGCTGGGCCGGGGCCTCTACCCCCAGCTTGCGGTCCCGGACCCGTTCAACAGCAGCCGCAAGGACTCGGACCAG ATTTTCCACACCCAGTCCAAGCAGGGCACCGTGCCGCACCCCACTTCTGTCTTTGCCAGCAGCCCGGAGGTTCTGCACGCGCAGGAGCAAGAGGCCGGGGGCGGTGAAGGGAGCCGAG ACGACAGGGACAAGCTGAGCAGCAGGCACCAGCTCCTCACCTTCGTCTCCCTGCTGGAGACCAACAAGGCCTACCTGGTGAACTGCGTCCGCATCCCCGCGCTCCAGGTGCGTCCCGGCCCCACGCGCCCCAGCTCCCGGGTTCGATGA
- the DHX34 gene encoding probable ATP-dependent RNA helicase DHX34 isoform X2: MPPPRTKEGGDDRGRHWDPSEEDAPEKWDWNCPETRRLFEDAFFRDEDYIPQGSEERKKFWTFFERLQRFQNLKSTRKGDKDPGRPKHSIPALADLPRAYDPRYRINLSVRGPDARGSRGLDGQPPERVSEFRRALLHYLDFGQKQAFGRLARLQRERAALPIAQYGTRILQTLKEHQVVVVAGDTGCGKSTQVPQYLLAAGFSHVACTQPRRIACVSLAKRVSFESLSQYGSRVGYQIRFESTRTAATKIVFLTVGLLLRQIQREPRLPQYQVLIVDEVHERHLHNDFLLGVLRRLLPERPDLKVILMSATINISLFSSYFGGAPVVQVPGRLFPITVVYQPQEAEPPASKSEKLDPRPFLRVLEAIDSKYPPEERGDLLVFLSGMAEISAVLEAAQAYASRTQRWVVLPLHSALSVADQDKVFDVAPPGVRKCILSTNIAETSVTIDGIRFVVDSGKVKEMGYDPQAKLQRLQEFWISQASAEQRKGRAGRTGPGVCFRLYAESDYDAFAPYPVPEIRRVALDALVLQMKSMCVGDPRTFPFIEPPPPASLETAILYLRDQGALDSSEALTPIGSLLAQLPVDVVIGKMLILGSMFHLAEPVLTIAAALSVQSPFTRSAQSNPESAAARRPLDSDHGDPFTLFNVFNTWVQVKSERSRSSRKWCRHRCIEEHRLYEMANVRRQFKELLEDHGLLARARAPKPGDSYSRLRQRRERRALYQLKRRHEEGGGHRRKVLRLQEDPGGCSSEEDPGAGDSVDIQDVKFKLRHSLDQLQAATTSAQDLTRDQVALLKLVLGRGLYPQLAVPDPFNSSRKDSDQIFHTQSKQGTVPHPTSVFASSPEVLHAQEQEAGGGEGSRVCLFLRDRAGEGRETGRQRIPSGLHTVTTGPGAGLDPTNRAIMTEPKSRVGRLTG, encoded by the exons ATGCCTCCTCCCAGAACGAAGGAGGGCGGGGATGACCGAGGCCGACACTGGGATCCCAGTGAGGAGGACGCCCCTGAGAAATGGGACTGGAATTGTCCGGAGACCCGTCGCCTCTTCGAGGATGCCTTTTTCCGTGATGAGGATTATATACCCCAGGGTTCTGAGGAGCGCAAGAAGTTCTGGACCTTCTTTGAACGCTTACAGAGATTCCAGAACCTCAAGAGCACCAGGAAGGGGGACAAGGACCCTGGGCGTCCCAAGCACAGCATCCCGGCGCTGGCCGACCTGCCTCGCGCTTACGACCCCCGTTACCGCATCAACCTCTCCGTCCGGGGCCCCGACGCCCGGGGCTCTCGGGGGCTGGACGGACAGCCCCCGGAGAGGGTGTCCGAGTTCCGCCGAGCCCTTCTGCACTACCTGGACTTTGGCCAGAAGCAGGCGTTTGGACGACTGGCCAGACTGCAGAGGGAACGGGCGGCCCTCCCCATCGCCCAGTACGGGACCCGCATCCTGCAGACACTGAAGGAACaccaggtggtggtggtggcgggtgACACGGGCTGTGGCAagtccacccaggtgccccagtacctGCTGGCCGCCGGCTTCAGTCACGTGGCGTGCACCCAGCCCCGGCGTATCGCCTGCGTCTCCCTGGCCAAGCGCGTCAGCTTCGAGAGCCTCAGTCAGTATGGCTCACGG GTCGGCTACCAGATCCGCTTTGAGAGCACACGGACGGCAGCCACCAAGATCGTGTTCCTGACGGTGGGGCTGCTCCTGAGGCAGATCCAGCGGGAGCCCCGCCTGCCCCAGTACCAGGTCCTGATCGTGGACGAAGTCCACGAACGCCACCTGCACAACGACTTCCTGCTGGGCGTTCTCCGGCGCCTGCTGCCCGAGCGGCCTGACCTCAAGGTTATCCTCATGTCGGCCACCATCAACATCTCGCTCTTCTCCAGCTACTTCGGCGGGGCCCCCGTGGTGCAAGTGCCCGGGAGGCTGTTCCCCATCACG GTCGTGTACCAGCCACAGGAGGCCGAGCCGCCGGCGTCCAAGTCGGAGAAGCTGGACCCTCGGCCTTTCCTGAGGGTGCTGGAGGCCATCGACAGTAAGTACCCGCCGGAGGAGCGGGGCGACCTCCTGGTCTTCCTGAGCGGCATGGCGGAGATCAGCGCGGTGCTCGAGGCGGCCCAGGCCTATGCCAGCCGCACCCAGCGCTGGGTGGTTCTGCCGCTGCACAGCGCCCTCTCTGTGGCCGACCAGGACAAG GTGTTCGATGTGGCCCCCCCCGGGGTTCGGAAGTGCATCCTCTCCACCAACATCGCTGAGACCTCGGTCACCATTGATGGGATCCGCTTCGTAGTAGATTCTG GGAAGGTGAAGGAGATGGGCTATGACCCACAGGCCAAGTTGCAGCGGCTGCAGGAATTCTGGATCAGCCAGGCCAGTGCCGAGCAGCGGAAGGGCCGGGCGGGCCGCACGGGCCCCGGCGTCTGCTTCCGCCTCTACGCTGAGTCGGACTACGATGCCTTCGCCCCCTACCCCGTCCCGGAGATTCGGAGGGTGGCCCTCGACGCGCTGGTGCTGCAG ATGAAAAGCATGTGCGTGGGGGACCCGCGAACCTTCCCCTTCATCGAGCCTCCGCCACCAGCCAGCCTGGAAACGGCCATCCTCTACCTCCGGGACCAGGGGGCCCTGGACAGCTCAGAGGCCCTCACCCCTATCGGCTCTCTGCTGGCCCAGCTTCCGGTGGACGTGGTGATCG gGAAGATGCTGATCCTTGGTTCCATGTTCCACCTGGCGGAGCCCGTGCTCACCATCGCGGCTGCCCTCAGTGTCCAGTCGCCCTTCACCCGCAGCGCCCAGAGCAACCCCGAGAGTGCGGCTGCGCGGCGGCCCCTGGACAGTGACCACGGTGACCCCTTCACGCTCTTTAATGTCTTCAACACCTGGGTGCAG GTGAAATCCGAACGGAGCAGGAGCTCACGCAAGTGGTGCCGCCACCGGTGCATAGAGGAGCATCGGCTGTACGAGATGGCCAACGTACGGCGCCAGTTCAAG GAGCTGCTGGAGGACCACGGGCTGCTGGCCAGGGCCCGGGCCCCGAAGCCGGGGGACAGCTACAGCCGGCTGCGGCAGCGCCGGGAGCGCCGGGCACTGTACCAGCTGAAGCGCCGGCACGAGGAGGGCGGGGGACACAGGCGCAAGGTGCTGCGGCTGCAGGAGGACCCGGGCGGCTGCTCCAGCGAAGAGGACCCGGGGGCCGGCGACAGCGTGGACATCCAG GATGTGAAGTTTAAGCTGCGGCACAGCCTGGATCAGCTGCAGGCGGCCACCACCTCGGCCCAGGACCTGACGCGGGACCAGGTGGCCCTGCTCAAGCTGGTGCTGGGCCGGGGCCTCTACCCCCAGCTTGCGGTCCCGGACCCGTTCAACAGCAGCCGCAAGGACTCGGACCAG ATTTTCCACACCCAGTCCAAGCAGGGCACCGTGCCGCACCCCACTTCTGTCTTTGCCAGCAGCCCGGAGGTTCTGCACGCGCAGGAGCAAGAGGCCGGGGGCGGTGAAGGGAGCCGAG tttgtttatttttgagagacagagcaggagaggggagagaaacagggagacagagaatcccaagcgggctccacactgtcaccacagggcccggcgcggggctcgatcccacgaaccgtgcgatcatgactgagccaaagtccagagtcggacgcttaaccggctga
- the C5AR2 gene encoding C5a anaphylatoxin chemotactic receptor 2 isoform X1, protein MENTSVSYEYGDYDGIPDLPVDCMDGTCVSSDPLGAAPFLLYGAVFLLGVPGNAVVAWVSRKEARHRVGASWFLHLAVADLLCCLSLPMLAVPLALGGHWPYGAVGCRALSSAILLSMYASVLLLAALSADLCLLALRPGWGAAAGRARRVQAARAVAWTVALLLTVPSAIYRRLHQEYFPRRLECVVDYGGSAAVENTVTATRFVFGFLGPLAVVAGCHGALLCRAARRRWPLGTAVVVGFFVCWAPYHVLGLVLTVAAPHSALLARALRAEPLVSSLALAHSCLNPMLFLYFGRMQLRRSLPAACHWALKESQSKDESVVSKKSTSHDLVSEMEV, encoded by the coding sequence ATGGAGAACACGTCGGTCAGCTACGAGTATGGGGATTACGACGGGATTCCGGACCTCCCCGTGGACTGCATGGACGGCACCTGTGTCTCCAGCGACCCGCTGGGCGCCGCCCCGTTCCTGCTCTACGGGGCGGTCTTCCTGCTGGGCGTGCCGGGCAATGCCGTGGTGGCCTGGGTGTCCAGGAAAGAGGCCCGCCACCGGGTCGGTGCCAGCTGGTTCCTCCACCTGGCCGTGGCGGATCTGCTCTGCTGTTTGTCGCTCCCCATGCTGGCGGTGCCCCTCGCCCTCGGGGGCCACTGGCCGTACGGGGCGGTGGGCTGTCGGGCCCTGTCCTCGGCCATCCTGCTGTCCATGTACGCCAGCGTGCTTCTCCTGGCCGCTCTCAGCGCGGACCTCTGCCTGCTGGCCCTCAGGCCCGGCTGGGGGGCCGCCGCCGGGCGGGCTCGTAGGGTGCAGGCAGCCCGCGCGGTCGCCTGGACGGTGGCCCTGCTGCTCACCGTGCCTTCGGCCATCTATCGCCGGCTGCACCAGGAGTATTTCCCTCGACGCCTGGAATGCGTAGTGGACTATGGTGGGTCCGCGGCCGTCGAGAACACCGTGACCGCCACCCGCTTCGTCTTCGGCTTTCTGGGCCCCCTGGCGGTCGTGGCCGGCTGCCACGGTGCCCTTCTGTGCCGCGCGGCCCGACGCCGCTGGCCACTGGGCACGGCTGTCGTGGTGGGCTTCTTTGTGTGCTGGGCCCCCTACCACGTGCTGGGGCTGGTGCTCACCGTGGCCGCCCCGCACTCTGCGCTCCTGGCCCGGGCCCTGCGGGCGGAACCCCTGGTCAGCAGCCTGGCTCTGGCTCACAGCTGCCTCAACCCCATGCTCTTCCTGTATTTCGGGAGGATGCAACTGCGCAGGTCACTGCCGGCCGCGTGTCACTGGGCCCTGAAGGAGTCGCAGAGCAAGGATGAAAGTGTGGTCAGCAAGAAATCCACCAGCCACGACCTCGTGTCGGAGATGGAGGTGTAG
- the C5AR2 gene encoding C5a anaphylatoxin chemotactic receptor 2 isoform X2 gives MRILLQDTVSGAWMENTSVSYEYGDYDGIPDLPVDCMDGTCVSSDPLGAAPFLLYGAVFLLGVPGNAVVAWVSRKEARHRVGASWFLHLAVADLLCCLSLPMLAVPLALGGHWPYGAVGCRALSSAILLSMYASVLLLAALSADLCLLALRPGWGAAAGRARRVQAARAVAWTVALLLTVPSAIYRRLHQEYFPRRLECVVDYGGSAAVENTVTATRFVFGFLGPLAVVAGCHGALLCRAARRRWPLGTAVVVGFFVCWAPYHVLGLVLTVAAPHSALLARALRAEPLVSSLALAHSCLNPMLFLYFGRMQLRRSLPAACHWALKESQSKDESVVSKKSTSHDLVSEMEV, from the exons ATGAGGATCCTCTTACAAGACACA GTGTCTGGGGCCTGGATGGAGAACACGTCGGTCAGCTACGAGTATGGGGATTACGACGGGATTCCGGACCTCCCCGTGGACTGCATGGACGGCACCTGTGTCTCCAGCGACCCGCTGGGCGCCGCCCCGTTCCTGCTCTACGGGGCGGTCTTCCTGCTGGGCGTGCCGGGCAATGCCGTGGTGGCCTGGGTGTCCAGGAAAGAGGCCCGCCACCGGGTCGGTGCCAGCTGGTTCCTCCACCTGGCCGTGGCGGATCTGCTCTGCTGTTTGTCGCTCCCCATGCTGGCGGTGCCCCTCGCCCTCGGGGGCCACTGGCCGTACGGGGCGGTGGGCTGTCGGGCCCTGTCCTCGGCCATCCTGCTGTCCATGTACGCCAGCGTGCTTCTCCTGGCCGCTCTCAGCGCGGACCTCTGCCTGCTGGCCCTCAGGCCCGGCTGGGGGGCCGCCGCCGGGCGGGCTCGTAGGGTGCAGGCAGCCCGCGCGGTCGCCTGGACGGTGGCCCTGCTGCTCACCGTGCCTTCGGCCATCTATCGCCGGCTGCACCAGGAGTATTTCCCTCGACGCCTGGAATGCGTAGTGGACTATGGTGGGTCCGCGGCCGTCGAGAACACCGTGACCGCCACCCGCTTCGTCTTCGGCTTTCTGGGCCCCCTGGCGGTCGTGGCCGGCTGCCACGGTGCCCTTCTGTGCCGCGCGGCCCGACGCCGCTGGCCACTGGGCACGGCTGTCGTGGTGGGCTTCTTTGTGTGCTGGGCCCCCTACCACGTGCTGGGGCTGGTGCTCACCGTGGCCGCCCCGCACTCTGCGCTCCTGGCCCGGGCCCTGCGGGCGGAACCCCTGGTCAGCAGCCTGGCTCTGGCTCACAGCTGCCTCAACCCCATGCTCTTCCTGTATTTCGGGAGGATGCAACTGCGCAGGTCACTGCCGGCCGCGTGTCACTGGGCCCTGAAGGAGTCGCAGAGCAAGGATGAAAGTGTGGTCAGCAAGAAATCCACCAGCCACGACCTCGTGTCGGAGATGGAGGTGTAG